The Haloarchaeobius amylolyticus genome window below encodes:
- a CDS encoding PGF-CTERM-anchored ABC transporter substrate-binding protein produces MTRTRTLLVAALLVVASLGVVATPGAATQANESTTAGCSFPFTATDATGTEVTVEEAPERVVTAGPASAQTMWEIGAQSKVVGTTQYAKYLEGADATANISGSGYAFISVEKVIAQQPDLVLASNIVPDEKVGKLREAGITVYKFESASSLDDVIAKTELTGKLVGSCDGASETVDWMQTEREVVQQATEGTEPKKALYVFYGSTPGPNTYISDLMTTAGATNLAAEADLEYSQAGYARINPEVVANMSVEWLLLNSGQPEPRIPDSAAYQNTMAVQQNQTIVMDENRVSQPAPRSFLVMRQLAKTWYPDAYAAANASVRGEAGTGTTASAGGTTTTGTAATTADPATTATTDEPAADGSPGFTAVGAVAALTALGALARRD; encoded by the coding sequence ATGACACGAACCCGAACGCTGCTCGTCGCAGCGCTCCTGGTCGTCGCGTCACTCGGCGTCGTCGCGACGCCGGGGGCCGCGACCCAGGCGAACGAGTCCACCACGGCAGGTTGTTCGTTCCCGTTCACCGCGACCGACGCGACGGGAACCGAAGTCACGGTCGAGGAGGCGCCCGAGCGCGTCGTCACGGCCGGCCCCGCCTCGGCACAGACGATGTGGGAGATCGGCGCCCAGTCGAAGGTCGTCGGGACGACCCAGTACGCGAAGTACCTCGAGGGTGCCGACGCGACCGCGAACATCTCCGGCAGCGGCTACGCCTTCATCTCGGTCGAGAAGGTCATCGCCCAGCAGCCAGACCTCGTGCTCGCGTCGAACATCGTCCCCGACGAGAAGGTCGGGAAGCTACGCGAGGCCGGCATCACGGTCTACAAGTTCGAGTCCGCCAGCTCGCTCGACGACGTCATCGCGAAGACGGAGCTGACCGGGAAGCTAGTCGGCTCGTGTGACGGCGCCAGCGAGACGGTCGACTGGATGCAGACCGAGCGCGAGGTCGTCCAGCAGGCGACCGAGGGCACGGAGCCCAAGAAGGCGCTGTACGTCTTCTACGGCTCGACGCCCGGTCCGAACACCTACATCTCCGACCTCATGACGACGGCCGGCGCGACGAACCTCGCCGCCGAGGCCGACCTCGAGTACTCCCAGGCGGGGTACGCCCGCATCAACCCCGAGGTCGTCGCCAACATGAGCGTCGAGTGGCTGCTGCTCAACAGCGGCCAGCCCGAGCCGCGAATCCCCGACTCGGCGGCCTACCAGAACACCATGGCCGTCCAGCAGAACCAGACCATCGTCATGGACGAGAACCGCGTGAGCCAGCCGGCCCCGCGGAGCTTCCTCGTGATGCGCCAGCTCGCGAAGACCTGGTACCCGGACGCCTACGCAGCGGCGAACGCCAGCGTCCGCGGTGAGGCCGGCACGGGCACCACGGCATCGGCCGGTGGCACCACGACGACTGGAACGGCGGCCACGACGGCCGACCCCGCCACGACCGCGACCACCGACGAGCCGGCTGCTGACGGCTCGCCCGGCTTCACCGCCGTCGGTGCCGTCGC
- the btuC gene encoding vitamin B12 ABC transporter permease BtuC, with product METRTKTVAWSAGLTVLLALTTVVCAAVGPVSIDYLTVAKVLLNQLALPTGVTLAGGLSLQTTPVFHFQTPKTASVIVASVRLPRIALAATVGFSLAAAGTVMQGFFRNPMADPSIVGVSSGAAVGAVSAIVLPLSIPFGIEGAAFTGAILTAFLVYALATERGRTPVATLLLAGVAIQTFLGAVVSFLLVTSGESLREALYWLMGDLSAANWGDVTFAAGIGLAGFLLLLPYTNDMNVLLLGEEDAHHLGIAVERTKLLLLTLASIITAAGVAVAGVIGFVGLVVPHMLRLVVGPDHRVLLPTSALAGASFLVATDTVARSTAEVLPVGIVTAALGAPFFLFLLKRREVHAL from the coding sequence ATGGAGACGCGAACGAAGACGGTCGCCTGGTCCGCCGGGCTCACGGTGCTGTTAGCCCTGACGACGGTGGTCTGTGCCGCCGTCGGGCCCGTCTCCATCGACTACCTCACCGTCGCGAAGGTCCTCCTCAACCAGCTCGCCCTGCCGACCGGCGTCACCCTCGCGGGCGGGCTCTCCCTCCAGACGACGCCGGTCTTCCACTTCCAGACGCCGAAGACCGCGAGCGTCATCGTCGCGAGCGTCCGGCTCCCGCGCATCGCGCTGGCCGCCACCGTCGGCTTCTCGCTCGCGGCCGCGGGGACGGTCATGCAGGGCTTCTTCCGCAATCCGATGGCCGACCCCTCCATCGTCGGCGTCTCCTCGGGCGCGGCGGTCGGCGCGGTCAGCGCCATCGTCCTCCCGCTCTCGATCCCCTTCGGCATCGAGGGCGCGGCCTTCACGGGGGCCATCCTCACCGCGTTCCTCGTCTACGCGCTCGCCACCGAGCGCGGCCGGACCCCGGTCGCGACGCTCCTGCTCGCCGGCGTCGCCATCCAGACGTTCCTCGGCGCGGTCGTCTCGTTCCTGCTGGTCACCAGCGGCGAGAGCCTGCGCGAGGCCCTGTACTGGCTGATGGGCGACCTCAGTGCCGCGAACTGGGGCGACGTGACCTTCGCCGCGGGCATCGGCCTCGCCGGCTTCCTCCTGTTGCTCCCCTACACGAACGACATGAACGTCCTCCTGCTCGGCGAGGAGGACGCCCACCACCTCGGCATCGCGGTCGAGCGAACCAAACTGCTCTTGCTCACGCTCGCGAGCATCATCACCGCCGCCGGGGTCGCGGTCGCCGGCGTCATCGGCTTCGTCGGCCTCGTGGTCCCGCACATGCTCCGACTCGTCGTCGGTCCGGACCACCGGGTCCTGCTCCCGACGAGCGCGCTGGCCGGCGCGTCGTTCCTCGTCGCGACCGACACGGTCGCGCGCTCGACCGCCGAGGTGCTGCCCGTGGGTATCGTCACGGCCGCACTGGGCGCACCCTTCTTCCTGTTCCTGCTCAAGCGCCGGGAGGTGCACGCGCTATGA